The Persephonella sp. genome segment AAAGCAAGATTAAAAATAACCCTTCTTATTTCAGCAATATCAACCTTTATTCTCGCAGCCTTCGCAGGTAGTATCTACTACTTTTATAAAGAACAAATCCTGTATGAAATATCAGATGAGCTCAAAAGCACTGCCTTTGAAGTATCTAAAGTAGTTGAAAATCCTCTCAGGGATTTCTCTATAGTAAAAAATGTTAATATTCCGGAAGACACATATTTGTGCGTTTATAACTATGATGCAAAAATGGTTTTTTACAAACATAAATTATGCGAGATAAAAAATTTCTTTTCAGGTTTTCGGGTTATAGGCTATGACGTTGTTTTTGGAACTTCCATAAAGAAAAACGGAAATCTTTATTATATCTATGTCGGAAAAAATCTAAGTAGAATATTGGCAAGTATAGACAAGCTCAAACTCATATTAATTTATGTAACTTTTGTTTTATCAACTGTTATTCTCGTTTTTTCCTTTTTAATATCCAAAAAAATATTGTCTCCAATCAAAGAAACAGTAGAAAAACAGGAAAGATTCACACAAAACGTATCCCACGACCTTAGAACACCGCTGACAGTAATTTCATCTAATCTATATTTAATAAAACAAAAAAACTTTAAAAATGTTGAAAAAAACATTGAAAATATAGCAAAAACAGTTGAATATATGAAAAGTATTGTATCTGACCTGCTATTTATAAGCCAGATAGGAGAGAAAGAAAAAAAGCCTGTAAATATAAATGAACTCATTAAAAAGCAGCTTCACCTTCTTTCTCCAAAAATAGAAGAAAAAAATATAGGTGTGATATTCAAGGAAGAAGACCAGATTACAATAGAAGCAAATCAAGCAGATATGGAAAAATTGTTTTCTAATCTTCTTGAAAATGCCATTAAATATAATTGTGAAAACGGAGAAATAATAATAACAATAAAGAAAAAACAGGTTTCAATAAAAAATACCGGTAAATTAATCAAAAAAGAGAATTTAGACAAAATATTTGAGAGATTTTACAGGGAAGATGAAGCCAGAACATCTGAGGGTTCTGGACTTGGTCTTGCAATAGTAAAAGAAATTGCAGACTTTTATAAACTGAAAATAAAAGTTAAAGTAGAAGGTGTTCACAACGAATTTATAGTAAGGTTCTAAAAAAATTTTATACAGAGCCAAAAATGTTTATAATTATTAGAAATTTATACAGGAGGGGATTATGAAAATAGCCGTTGTTAGTTTTGATAGTGAGCTTGTGGCAAAAGTGGCTGCAGAGCTATCAGGAGCAGAAGTAAAGGGATATATGGACTCTCTTAGCTTGGTGAACGAATTAAAAGAAGGAAGAGCAGAAAACCCGGATATTGTCATATATGATGCTTCTGGAGGAGAAATAGCACTAAATGCCCTTGAATTTTTTATATCCAGACCACAGGTAAAAGGAATTGATATAAGAGCTCTTATAGAAAAAGGTTCAGTAAATGATGAAAGTCTTAAAAAGTTTGAAGGTATTAAATTTTATGACAAAGAGACAGAATTAGGCACCCTTATAGAAGAGTTAAAATCAAAAACTCCAAAAGAACCCTTTACAAAACCAGAGACCGAACAAACCACACCTGTTCAAGAAAAACAACCTGAAATTACAGAAGAAAAAGAAGAATCATATGTTCCACCCCAAGACCTTGAAGCCCTTTTAGGTGAAACCGTTTCTGCTTCAGAAGATACAGGAGAAGAATTTGAGCTTGAGCTTGAAGAAGAAGTTTCTGATATGGATTCTTTACTTGAAGAGCTTACACCACAAGGAGAAACAGAAGAAACTTCACCCCTTGAAGCTGCCGTTCCATCCATAGAAGAAGCAATTACAGGTAATGGAAACAAAGCTCCTGAAGAAGCAATTGTTAGCTCCAATCAGCCTAAGGCTTCAAATGTAAATCAAAATAATATAAAAATGACCATTGAATTATCCCCTGAAGAAGTAAAGAAAATTGTTTTGGAAACAGCCGTTGAAAAATTTATTGATGAAATCAGGTCAGAACTTGATTTAGACAAGATTAAAGAAGAAATTCAAAAGGACTTCTTTGATAGGCTTGAAAAAGAAATGACCCAGTCCATTGACCAGATGAAAGAGGAAATAAAAGCAAAACTTTTTGAAAGTATTGAAGCAGATCTTAAGGAAAAAATAAAAGAAAGTATAAAAGAAGATGTTGCAAGAATAACAACAGAGCTTGTAAAAGAGAAGCTCAATCAGGCATTTGGTGGAGGAAAATAAACCTGAAAGCCCTCATAAAGAGGGCTTTTAATCCCTCAAAAATAAATAACAAAATGCAGCAACTACTGCCGCACCCATCAGCATAAATAGATGGACAAACACAGAAGACAGTAAAGCTGTTTCTTTATCTATACCAAACAATATTAAAAGCCCTGCATAACCCCCTTCGTAAGTTCCTATTCCTGCTATTCCATGAATTGGAAGTATAGTTGTCAAATCCCCTGCAGAAGCTGCAAAAAATGCCTCAACAAAGGACAAATCTACCCCTGAAGGTAAAACAAGATAGAAGGCTGTAAATTTAAGAATAAATGTTAGAACAGAAAGAACATATAGCACTATTATATTTTTTGGAGTTAGTTTCGTGTCATGAAATGCTTTTATTTTTTCATGTTTTATAAATGAAACGAAATACTTAAGCACAAATGCAGCTAAGGGC includes the following:
- a CDS encoding HAMP domain-containing sensor histidine kinase, translated to MKLDQFLKARLKITLLISAISTFILAAFAGSIYYFYKEQILYEISDELKSTAFEVSKVVENPLRDFSIVKNVNIPEDTYLCVYNYDAKMVFYKHKLCEIKNFFSGFRVIGYDVVFGTSIKKNGNLYYIYVGKNLSRILASIDKLKLILIYVTFVLSTVILVFSFLISKKILSPIKETVEKQERFTQNVSHDLRTPLTVISSNLYLIKQKNFKNVEKNIENIAKTVEYMKSIVSDLLFISQIGEKEKKPVNINELIKKQLHLLSPKIEEKNIGVIFKEEDQITIEANQADMEKLFSNLLENAIKYNCENGEIIITIKKKQVSIKNTGKLIKKENLDKIFERFYREDEARTSEGSGLGLAIVKEIADFYKLKIKVKVEGVHNEFIVRF